A region from the Cannabis sativa cultivar Pink pepper isolate KNU-18-1 chromosome 9, ASM2916894v1, whole genome shotgun sequence genome encodes:
- the LOC115722930 gene encoding histone-lysine N-methyltransferase ASHH3 isoform X1 produces MPAMMKNSEGNHIENVFNKLLKDIGSPVDFRLPDYLYKTRLFPTYTFIKRNIYLTKKKKIKRRPEDDGIFCSCGSSSESSVCGRDCHCGMLLSSCSSGCKCDNSCINKPFQNRPVKRMKLVQTKKCGFGIVALEDISQGEFVIEYVGEVIDDKTCETRLWQMKHRGETNFYLCEINRDMVIDATYKGNKSRYINHSCCPNTEMQKWIIDGETRIGIFATRDIKKGEHLTYDYQFVQFGADQDCHCGAVECRRKLGVKPTKPKMSSDAALKLVCQVAVSSPKLKAILSANDVCQNGEPHIGSSRSDLKQGTCSYNCIGQVVMISHPMETNRSFGIIERFDAYSKKHLIMYEDGDSEFLDMTKVEWEILPQ; encoded by the exons ATGCCTGCTATGATGAAG AATTCTGAAGGCAATCACATTGAGAATGTGTTCAACAAGTTGCTCAAGGACATAGGAAGCCCTGTTGATTTTAGACTCCCAGATTACTTATACAAAACAAGGCTATTTCCAACCTATACTTTTATAAAGCGCA ATATATATCTCACCAAGAAAAAGAAGATTAAAAGACGACCAGAAGATGATGGCATATTCTGTTCATGCGGTTCGTCATCAGAGTCTTCAGTGTGCGGTAGAGATTGCCACTGTGG AATGCTTCTGTCTAGCTGCTCATCAGGTTGTAAATGTGACAATTCCTGCATTAACAAACCATTCCAGAACCGACCTGTGAAGAGAATGAAACTTGTGCAG ACTAAGAAATGTGGTTTTGGAATTGTGGCCCTTGAAGATATTAGTCAAGGAGAGTTTGTTATAGAATATGTTGGAGAAG TTATCGATGACAAAACTTGTGAAACAAGGCTTTGGCAAATGAAACACCGTGGAGAAACAAATTTTTACTTATGTGAGATTAACCGAGATATGGTTATTGATGCCACTTACAAGGGTAACAAGTCAAGATATATTAATCATAGCTGTTGCCCCAATACCGAGATGCAGAAATG GATAATTGATGGTGAAACAAGAATTGGCATATTTGCCACACGTGACATCAAGAAGGGCGAACATCTAACCTATGATTATCA GTTTGTGCAATTTGGTGCAGATCAAGATTGCCATTGTGGAGCTGTTGAGTGCAGAAGAAAACTGGGTGTAAAACCAACCAAACCAAAAATGTCATCGGATGCTGCATTGAAACTAGTGTGTCAGGTTGCTGTGTCCTCTCCCAAATTAAAGGCAATTCTATCTGCAAATGAT GTTTGCCAGAATGGAGAGCCGCATATAG GAAGTTCCCGCTCTGATCTTAAGCAAGGAACTTGTTCTTACAATTGCATTGGTCAAGTGGTAATGATCAGTCACCCTATGGAGACTAATAG GTCATTTGGGATTATCGAACGGTTTGATGCATATTCCAAAAAACACTTG
- the LOC115722930 gene encoding histone-lysine N-methyltransferase ASHH3 isoform X2 — MPAMMKNSEGNHIENVFNKLLKDIGSPVDFRLPDYLYKTRLFPTYTFIKRNIYLTKKKKIKRRPEDDGIFCSCGSSSESSVCGRDCHCGMLLSSCSSGCKCDNSCINKPFQNRPVKRMKLVQTKKCGFGIVALEDISQGEFVIEYVGEVIDDKTCETRLWQMKHRGETNFYLCEINRDMVIDATYKGNKSRYINHSCCPNTEMQKWIIDGETRIGIFATRDIKKGEHLTYDYQFVQFGADQDCHCGAVECRRKLGVKPTKPKMSSDAALKLVCQVAVSSPKLKAILSANDNGEPHIGSSRSDLKQGTCSYNCIGQVVMISHPMETNRSFGIIERFDAYSKKHLIMYEDGDSEFLDMTKVEWEILPQ; from the exons ATGCCTGCTATGATGAAG AATTCTGAAGGCAATCACATTGAGAATGTGTTCAACAAGTTGCTCAAGGACATAGGAAGCCCTGTTGATTTTAGACTCCCAGATTACTTATACAAAACAAGGCTATTTCCAACCTATACTTTTATAAAGCGCA ATATATATCTCACCAAGAAAAAGAAGATTAAAAGACGACCAGAAGATGATGGCATATTCTGTTCATGCGGTTCGTCATCAGAGTCTTCAGTGTGCGGTAGAGATTGCCACTGTGG AATGCTTCTGTCTAGCTGCTCATCAGGTTGTAAATGTGACAATTCCTGCATTAACAAACCATTCCAGAACCGACCTGTGAAGAGAATGAAACTTGTGCAG ACTAAGAAATGTGGTTTTGGAATTGTGGCCCTTGAAGATATTAGTCAAGGAGAGTTTGTTATAGAATATGTTGGAGAAG TTATCGATGACAAAACTTGTGAAACAAGGCTTTGGCAAATGAAACACCGTGGAGAAACAAATTTTTACTTATGTGAGATTAACCGAGATATGGTTATTGATGCCACTTACAAGGGTAACAAGTCAAGATATATTAATCATAGCTGTTGCCCCAATACCGAGATGCAGAAATG GATAATTGATGGTGAAACAAGAATTGGCATATTTGCCACACGTGACATCAAGAAGGGCGAACATCTAACCTATGATTATCA GTTTGTGCAATTTGGTGCAGATCAAGATTGCCATTGTGGAGCTGTTGAGTGCAGAAGAAAACTGGGTGTAAAACCAACCAAACCAAAAATGTCATCGGATGCTGCATTGAAACTAGTGTGTCAGGTTGCTGTGTCCTCTCCCAAATTAAAGGCAATTCTATCTGCAAATGAT AATGGAGAGCCGCATATAG GAAGTTCCCGCTCTGATCTTAAGCAAGGAACTTGTTCTTACAATTGCATTGGTCAAGTGGTAATGATCAGTCACCCTATGGAGACTAATAG GTCATTTGGGATTATCGAACGGTTTGATGCATATTCCAAAAAACACTTG